One window from the genome of Garra rufa chromosome 1, GarRuf1.0, whole genome shotgun sequence encodes:
- the LOC141341165 gene encoding uncharacterized protein has translation MADKCHLCLLGLIFLSSLLTDTSGEDESHVFISSGENVHLSCNNALHDCKSTTWNYNNRHSATVELIALGIKKKDTERLSLGSDCSLNIKNITKEDYGSYSCRQYVNGQQQGTDARVYLHVLHVSSSSSQTEISPGSSVTLSCQLDSSYTGVSCHDSGHSEGIEVFWVNQAGVKLTISDSRYQISASGHCISTLTTTLLNEDDNREWRCEVTHRDQVKTSVTYTVKKPVSVIVNVVGASFAVLLPALILCLILKKRAGVRRATDDSVEQTDDAIYTEVTVSKKKRAKKNKVHCDHEMTYASIRGAEAGDQENCSPLYASVNKNHHKSGK, from the exons atggcTGATAAGTGTCATCTGTGTCTGCTGGGACTCATCTTTCTCTCTTCACTTCTCACAG ATACCAGTGGAGAGGATGAGTCTCATGTGTTCATCAGTTCTGGTGAAAATGTCCATCTGTCCTGTAATAATGCTCTTCATGACTGCAAATCAACTACATGGAACTATAATAACAGACATTCAGCAACAGTTGAACTGATTGCTTTAGGGATAAAGAAGAAAGACACAGAGAGACTGAGTCTGGGGTCTGACTGCTCTCTGAACATCAAGAACATCACAAAAGAAGATTATGGATCTTACAGCTGCCGACAATATGTGAACGGACAACAACAAGGAACTGATGCACGTGTTTATCTGCATGTTCTTCACG tctctTCATCATCCTCACAGACTGAGATCAGTCCAGGCAGCTCTGTGACTCTCTCCTGTCAGTTGGATTCATCATATACTGGAGTCTCTTGTCATGATTCAGGTCATTCTGAGGGAATTGAGGTGTTCTGGGTGAATCAGGCTGGTGTTAAACTGACGATATCAGACTCCAGATATCAGATATCAGCTTCAGGACACTGTATCAGCACTCTGACTACAACACTCCTGAATGAAGATGACAACAGAGAGTGGAGATGTGAAGTTACTCACAGAGATCAAGTCAAGACCTCAGTCACATATACTGTCAAGAAACCAG TGTCCGTGATTGTGAATGTTGTGGGCGCTTCATTCGCTGTTCTCCTTCCTGCTCTGATTCTTTGTTTGATTCTGAAAAAAAGAGCTG gtgTCAGAAGAGCGACTGATGACTCTGTG GAGCAGACAGATGATGCGATTTACACTGAAGTTACTGTGAGCAAGAAAAAACGAGCCAAAAAGAACAAG GTTCACTGTGATCATGAAATGACTTACGCTTCCATCAGAGGAGCAGAAGCTGGAGATCAGGAAAACTGCAGTCCACTTTATGCCTCCGTGAACAAGAACCACCACAAATCAGGCAAATAA
- the LOC141329146 gene encoding uncharacterized protein, with translation MVFVKEETEEDTSEPEPLRIKQEEPEPCIIKHEEQRDLIKVKEEREDLNEVEEKHQDQKDHGLNGEKSASCSNEITDVRRPFSCSQCGKSFAKKKQLSDHVQTHSSEKPFTCSECGKSFRNETHLKKHMFIHTGIKSFSCSQCGKSFRQKGHLTVHLITHTSEKPFTCSECGKSFRRQGYLKTHMLIHTGTKPFTCSQCGKSFICKGILRNHMLIHTGIKSFSCSECGKSFTGKGNLRNHMLVHNVIKSFSCCQCGQSFTQKTSLKKHMIIHSWIKSRSCSQCGTTFKYKGDLNAHLLTHTSEKPFVCSECGKSFTRKTSLKTHMLIHAGIKPFTCSECGKSFICKGILRNHMLIHSGIKSFSCSECGKSFTQKGQLQNHLVTHSLEKPFVCLQCGRSFTRKAYLERHFLVHAGIKPFSIRCRVGNRKSIPILESDT, from the exons atggtgtttgttaaagaggagaCTGAGGAGGACACGAGTGAACCAGAAcccttgagaataaaacaagaggaaccagaaccatGTATAATAAAACACGAGGAACAAAGAG aCCTGATTAAAGTGAAAGAAGAaagagaagatctgaatgaagTGGAGGAGAAACATCAGGATCAGAAAGATCATGGTCTCAATGGAGAAAAATCAGCGAGTTGCAGCAATGAAATTACAGACGTCAGAAGACCTTTtagctgctctcagtgtggaaagagttttgcaaAGAAAAAACAACTTAGTGATCATGTGCAAACCCACTCTTcagaaaagcctttcacctgctctGAGTGTGGCAAGTCTTTCAGAAACGAAACACACCTTAAGAAGCACATGTTTATTCACACTGGGATAAAGtctttcagctgctctcagtgcggaaagagttttAGACAGAAAGGACACCTTACGGTTCATCTGATAACTCACACTTcagaaaagcctttcacctgctctgagtgtggaaagtctTTCAGACGTCAAGGATACCTTAAGACTCACATGTTAATTCATACTGGAACAAAGCCTTTTacttgctctcagtgtggaaagagtttcatatgTAAAGGAATCCTGAGGAATCACATGTTAATTCATACTGGGATAAAGTCTTTCAGCTGCTccgagtgtggaaagagtttcacaggCAAAGGAAACTTGAGAAATCACATGTTAGTTCATAATGTGATAAAGTCTTTCAGCTGCTGTCAGTGTGGACAATCGTTCACACAAAAAACAAGCCTTAAGAAGCACATGATAATTCATTCTTGGATAAAGTCTCgcagctgctctcagtgtgggACGACTTTTAAATATAAAGGAGACCTTAATGCTCATTTGCTAACTCACACTTCAGAAAAGCCTTTCgtctgctctgagtgtggaaaatCTTTCACACGGAAAACAAGCCTTAAGACTCACATGCTAATTCATGCTGGAATAAAGCCGTTTACCTGCTCTGAGTGCGGAAAGAGCTTCATATGTAAAGGAATCCTGAGGAATCACATGCTAATTCATAGCGGGATAAAGTCTTTCAGCTGCTccgagtgtggaaagagttttacacagaaaggACAACTTCAGAATCATTTGGTAACTCACTCTTTAGAAAAGCCTTTCGTCTGCTTGCAGTGTGGAAGGTCTTTCACACGTAAAGCATACCTTGAGAGACACTTCTTAGTTCATGCTGGGATAAAGCCTTTCAGCATTAGatgtagggttgggaatcgaaaatcgattccgattctggaatcagatacttaa